In Companilactobacillus allii, one genomic interval encodes:
- a CDS encoding DUF2316 family protein: MSLTNEQRVSTVREFHENLEISGLTFTQMADDLGTTAKVIEDILNLNVEKIEDPWILRNYLIKKIISLNKEPVPFTALAGDYHDYWFLNSKLIDKEKVV, encoded by the coding sequence ATGTCCTTAACTAATGAACAACGAGTTTCAACTGTTAGAGAGTTTCATGAGAATTTAGAAATTTCAGGATTGACCTTTACTCAGATGGCAGACGACTTGGGTACTACTGCAAAAGTAATAGAAGATATCTTGAATTTGAATGTTGAAAAAATTGAAGATCCTTGGATTCTGAGGAATTATTTGATTAAAAAAATTATTTCTTTGAACAAGGAACCAGTACCATTCACGGCTTTAGCCGGAGATTATCATGACTATTGGTTCCTAAATTCCAAGCTGATCGATAAGGAAAAAGTAGTTTAA
- a CDS encoding NADPH-dependent FMN reductase produces the protein MKFIGIVGTNATKSTNRQLLQFMQKHFSKKADLEVCEIKGLPAFNQPQDRVLPTGLKDLSDKIEESDGVIIATPEYDHTVPAPLKSVLEWLSYTTRPFIDKPVMIVGASYGALGSSRAQNHLRQILDAPELKARVMPSEEFLLGHSLQAFDESGDLIYKDKATELEECFDQFLLFVDITNQLVKNHGFQAEQNKEFTWEKATEGGNN, from the coding sequence ATGAAATTTATCGGGATAGTCGGTACTAATGCGACCAAGTCAACCAATCGTCAATTGTTACAATTCATGCAAAAACACTTCTCTAAAAAAGCTGATTTAGAGGTTTGTGAGATAAAAGGTCTACCAGCATTCAATCAGCCCCAAGATCGTGTATTACCAACAGGACTCAAGGATTTATCGGACAAAATAGAAGAGTCTGATGGAGTAATAATTGCAACACCAGAATATGATCACACTGTTCCAGCTCCATTGAAGAGTGTTTTGGAGTGGCTATCGTATACAACAAGACCCTTTATTGATAAGCCAGTTATGATTGTCGGTGCTTCTTATGGGGCATTGGGCTCATCACGTGCTCAAAATCACTTAAGACAGATACTTGATGCACCAGAATTAAAAGCACGAGTAATGCCAAGTGAAGAATTCTTATTGGGACATTCACTTCAAGCCTTTGATGAGTCTGGTGATTTGATCTATAAGGACAAAGCCACGGAGTTAGAAGAATGTTTTGATCAATTCTTATTGTTTGTAGATATTACTAATCAATTAGTAAAGAATCATGGCTTCCAAGCTGAACAAAACAAAGAATTCACTTGGGAAAAGGCAACTGAAGGGGGCAACAACTAA
- a CDS encoding mechanosensitive ion channel family protein, whose product MNTIYTIVLNIFKYILLFFWIYAILSAIGIPVGTLIAGAGIFSLAIGLGAQGFVSDMVNGFFILLEQQISVGDYININGIEGTVTYVGIRTTQLKSVDGTLNFIPNRNITVVSNLSRNDMRALIEIPVSSDSPFDNIKQVIEHVDKGLDLKSLKITQKPSILGFSNLNDGTLVIQIVAFTKHGEQFNVKNVLMKKYLTALNSAGINLPK is encoded by the coding sequence ATGAATACGATTTACACGATCGTACTCAATATTTTCAAATATATTCTGTTATTCTTTTGGATCTATGCGATTCTTTCAGCAATCGGCATACCCGTTGGGACCTTGATCGCTGGTGCCGGAATATTCAGTTTGGCAATTGGACTTGGTGCTCAGGGCTTTGTTTCCGACATGGTCAATGGCTTCTTTATTTTATTGGAACAACAGATCAGTGTTGGTGACTACATCAATATCAATGGAATTGAAGGCACAGTCACATACGTTGGGATTCGAACTACACAACTTAAAAGTGTCGATGGAACGCTTAACTTTATTCCCAACCGCAACATCACCGTAGTAAGCAACCTCTCAAGAAACGATATGCGAGCATTGATCGAGATACCAGTTTCCAGTGATTCACCATTTGACAACATCAAGCAAGTTATCGAACATGTGGACAAGGGTCTTGATTTGAAATCATTGAAAATAACACAAAAACCATCAATTTTAGGTTTCTCGAATCTAAACGACGGTACTCTGGTTATCCAAATCGTAGCTTTCACTAAGCATGGTGAACAATTCAATGTTAAAAATGTGCTGATGAAAAAATACCTAACGGCTTTGAATTCAGCCGGCATAAATTTACCTAAATAA
- a CDS encoding FAD:protein FMN transferase, with protein sequence MIDNLIQHRIHKTGYALGTNISLTTFGTLNSFGVDEAFKLIQRYEDLLTVNRGHSEMMSVNKSAGLDPVQVSNATYSLVKTAMKYSRQNFGFNAAIGPLVKLWKIGFVGANIPSDDDIKKRMRLIDPSDVELDDVKQSVFLHKSGMELDLGGIAKGYIADRIRDLWHSLGIDRGIIDLGGNVLFVGDSPNQANHKWIVGVQDPTSKRGETIENIQIGECSAVTSGIYERFLEIDGKKYHHVIDPRTGYPLKTDLAAVTVFVKNSIEGELEAKRLFFNNGPIPNWGADNDDLYGAVLVYQDGHFTTLKSVTERE encoded by the coding sequence ATGATTGATAATCTTATTCAACACAGAATACATAAGACTGGCTATGCACTAGGGACTAATATTTCGTTAACGACATTTGGAACTTTGAACAGCTTTGGAGTCGATGAAGCTTTTAAATTAATTCAAAGATACGAAGATCTATTAACAGTTAATCGTGGTCACTCAGAGATGATGTCGGTCAATAAGTCCGCAGGATTAGATCCAGTGCAAGTTTCAAATGCTACGTATTCATTAGTTAAAACAGCAATGAAATATAGTCGTCAAAACTTTGGATTCAATGCAGCAATTGGACCACTAGTCAAACTTTGGAAGATAGGATTCGTTGGAGCCAATATTCCTAGTGATGATGATATAAAGAAAAGAATGCGACTAATCGATCCGAGTGATGTTGAATTAGACGACGTCAAACAGTCAGTATTTCTACATAAGTCAGGGATGGAGCTAGATCTTGGTGGTATTGCCAAAGGGTATATTGCCGATAGAATCAGAGACCTGTGGCATTCATTAGGCATTGATAGAGGAATTATTGACCTAGGCGGTAATGTCTTATTCGTTGGAGATAGTCCCAATCAAGCAAACCATAAGTGGATCGTTGGCGTACAAGATCCCACGAGTAAACGCGGTGAGACCATTGAAAATATCCAAATAGGCGAGTGTTCAGCCGTAACAAGTGGTATTTATGAACGATTCTTAGAGATAGATGGCAAAAAATATCATCACGTCATTGACCCAAGAACCGGATATCCACTAAAAACTGATCTAGCAGCCGTCACAGTCTTTGTTAAGAATTCCATTGAAGGTGAATTAGAAGCCAAACGATTGTTTTTCAACAACGGACCAATTCCCAATTGGGGAGCTGATAATGACGATTTGTATGGCGCTGTTTTAGTTTATCAAGATGGACACTTTACAACATTGAAGAGCGTAACAGAACGCGAATAA
- a CDS encoding class I SAM-dependent methyltransferase, translated as MNNIYDNDKFFEKYSKMNRSINGLSGAGEWSTLKPMLPDFTNKDVLDLGCGYGWIDRYAVENNARSVLGVDLSEKMLAVAKEKTETDKIDYIKGDISQIDFEDNRFDIVISSLALHYVESFSYLIKKISKYLKPNGILIFSVEHPIFTAQGSEEWNYDENGNIKDFPVDNYFKEGKRETDFLGETVVKYHKTLTTYLDGLLTSGFRLNRVVEPMPPKNMMDIPGMKDELRRPMMLIISATNIK; from the coding sequence ATGAATAATATATATGATAATGACAAGTTCTTTGAGAAGTACAGCAAGATGAATCGCAGTATAAATGGATTATCTGGAGCTGGTGAGTGGAGTACATTGAAGCCTATGTTACCCGATTTCACTAATAAGGATGTGCTTGATTTGGGATGTGGATATGGATGGATAGACAGATATGCTGTTGAGAATAATGCCAGAAGCGTTCTTGGCGTTGATTTGTCTGAAAAGATGCTGGCCGTGGCCAAGGAAAAGACGGAAACAGACAAAATTGACTATATCAAAGGTGATATTTCTCAAATTGACTTTGAAGATAATCGCTTTGACATAGTTATAAGTTCCTTGGCACTTCATTATGTGGAGTCTTTTAGTTATTTAATCAAAAAGATTAGTAAGTATCTGAAGCCAAATGGAATATTAATATTTTCAGTCGAGCATCCAATTTTTACAGCACAGGGTAGTGAAGAATGGAACTATGATGAAAATGGTAATATAAAAGACTTCCCGGTTGATAATTATTTTAAAGAGGGCAAACGAGAGACGGATTTCTTGGGTGAAACGGTAGTGAAGTATCACAAAACTCTGACGACTTATCTTGATGGATTATTAACTAGTGGCTTTAGGCTCAATCGAGTTGTCGAACCAATGCCACCAAAAAATATGATGGATATACCAGGGATGAAAGATGAATTACGCCGTCCAATGATGTTAATAATCTCGGCAACAAATATTAAGTAG
- a CDS encoding NADPH-dependent FMN reductase: MKIEAIVGSNKKLSYNRKLLQFISKHFTDDEIHINEIKDIPMFNENYPTGNDDNYDPELITELAKRLTEADAIIIGCPEYNHSVPSALKSVIEWLSYRIHPLSGKPVMIVGASIHPQGSSRSQTHLREILDSPGVNAEVFPGNEFFLGTAKKSFDENGDLINPGTVAFLEKCFSGFRLYSEEIHKFK, encoded by the coding sequence ATGAAAATTGAAGCCATCGTGGGCTCAAACAAAAAGTTATCATATAATCGTAAACTATTACAGTTTATCAGTAAACACTTTACTGACGATGAAATTCATATTAATGAAATAAAAGATATTCCGATGTTCAATGAAAATTACCCAACTGGTAATGATGATAATTATGATCCAGAGTTAATCACAGAATTAGCTAAGAGACTTACTGAGGCAGACGCCATAATCATTGGTTGTCCAGAATATAATCATTCTGTACCATCAGCACTTAAGAGCGTTATCGAATGGTTATCGTATAGGATTCACCCGCTTAGTGGTAAGCCAGTTATGATCGTGGGTGCTTCTATTCATCCCCAAGGTTCATCAAGATCGCAGACTCATTTGCGTGAAATACTAGATTCACCTGGAGTTAATGCTGAAGTGTTCCCAGGAAATGAGTTCTTTTTAGGAACTGCTAAAAAGTCCTTTGATGAAAATGGTGACTTGATCAATCCAGGAACTGTAGCGTTTCTAGAGAAATGTTTCTCAGGATTCAGACTATATTCAGAAGAAATCCATAAGTTCAAATAA
- a CDS encoding flavocytochrome c, whose product MKFIGIVGTNAEKSYNRMLLQFMKQHFSDKAEIEILELFDVPMFDESDDQSNSEIIQEFNTKISDADGVIIATPEHNHSVPSALNSIIEWLSFNLHPFDGKPVMIVGASLHPQGSSRAQLHLRQILDAPGVNAAVMPGSEFLLGQAKDAFDDNGNLKSEGTIDFLDSCFTKFKRFTEIANLLNVPEDLNFKPGTFEVTAKGHNGDLPMSVTLSDDRIEDIDIDTSKETKGIADVVFTKIPQEIVDGQTLNVDVISGASITSHGVIDGVAKAVKMAGGNPEILKKRPKASNIVRNDEEYTTDVVVVGAGGAGLTAAAKILDEGKSVIIAEKFPSPGGNTVRAGGPMNAADPTWQNKFDANAGEAHRLKEIKDMKLDDIDPEYRDDFKELQKQIGQYLDSKGNYLFDSKLLFRIQTYLGGKRTDLQGNEIHGQYDLVKILTDHALESVKWLEKVGVEFDKNEVTMPVGALWRRGHKPMGPEGFAYIKALKKYVEDNGGKLMTETPVKELIIENGEVKGVIARGNSGQKITIHANSVILASGGYGANTKMLKKYNTYWTEIDDDIKTSNSPAITGDGIKLGLSAGADLVGMGFTQMMPVSDPDTGEIFTGLQVPPANFIMVNQSGKRFVNEYGSRDQLTQAAIDNGNLFYLIADDEIKKTAYNTSQEKIDNQVKAGTLYRDDTLTGLAKQLKIDPEVFVDTITKYNSYVDAGNDPEFGKDAFDLKVVKAPFYATPRKPAIHHTMGGLKIDPETHVLNKDGQIINGLYAAGEVAGGLHAGNRLGGNSLADIFTFGRIAGKESINQRVEQSE is encoded by the coding sequence ATGAAGTTTATTGGAATAGTTGGAACAAATGCAGAAAAATCATATAACCGTATGTTGTTACAATTTATGAAGCAACATTTCAGTGATAAGGCTGAGATTGAGATTCTTGAATTGTTCGATGTACCAATGTTTGATGAATCAGATGACCAATCTAATAGTGAGATCATCCAAGAATTCAATACTAAGATAAGTGATGCCGACGGTGTCATTATTGCGACTCCTGAACACAACCACTCAGTGCCATCAGCTCTAAATAGTATTATCGAATGGCTATCATTTAATCTACATCCTTTTGATGGTAAGCCAGTCATGATCGTTGGCGCTTCATTACATCCCCAAGGATCATCACGTGCCCAACTGCACTTGAGACAGATACTTGATGCACCAGGTGTTAATGCAGCTGTTATGCCAGGTTCTGAGTTCTTGTTGGGCCAAGCAAAAGATGCTTTTGATGACAATGGGAATTTGAAATCAGAAGGAACGATTGACTTCTTAGATAGCTGTTTCACAAAGTTCAAACGCTTCACAGAAATTGCCAATCTATTAAATGTTCCAGAAGATCTTAATTTTAAACCAGGAACTTTTGAAGTAACGGCTAAAGGACACAATGGAGATCTTCCAATGTCAGTTACTTTATCAGATGATCGAATCGAAGATATTGATATTGATACTTCAAAGGAAACAAAGGGAATCGCTGACGTGGTATTCACGAAGATCCCTCAAGAAATTGTCGATGGTCAGACCTTGAACGTTGATGTGATTTCTGGAGCTTCAATAACAAGTCATGGAGTTATCGATGGTGTTGCTAAAGCTGTGAAAATGGCCGGTGGTAACCCTGAGATATTGAAGAAACGTCCTAAGGCTTCAAATATTGTTCGAAATGATGAAGAATACACAACTGATGTAGTTGTCGTTGGTGCTGGTGGTGCAGGATTAACTGCAGCTGCCAAGATCCTTGATGAAGGTAAGTCGGTTATTATCGCTGAAAAGTTCCCATCACCAGGTGGTAACACAGTACGTGCCGGTGGACCAATGAATGCCGCTGATCCAACATGGCAAAATAAGTTTGATGCCAATGCCGGTGAAGCACACCGATTAAAGGAAATCAAAGATATGAAGCTGGATGATATCGATCCAGAATATCGTGATGACTTCAAAGAGTTACAGAAACAAATTGGTCAATATCTTGATAGTAAAGGTAATTACCTATTTGATTCTAAGCTCTTGTTCAGAATCCAAACTTACTTAGGTGGTAAGCGTACTGACTTGCAAGGTAACGAGATTCACGGCCAATATGATTTAGTTAAGATTTTGACTGACCATGCCTTGGAATCAGTTAAGTGGCTCGAAAAAGTCGGAGTTGAGTTTGATAAGAACGAAGTAACTATGCCCGTTGGAGCTCTTTGGCGTCGTGGACACAAACCTATGGGGCCAGAAGGATTCGCTTATATTAAAGCTTTGAAGAAGTATGTCGAAGATAACGGCGGCAAATTGATGACAGAGACACCAGTCAAAGAGCTCATTATTGAGAATGGTGAAGTAAAAGGAGTCATTGCTCGTGGTAACAGCGGTCAAAAGATCACTATTCATGCAAACTCAGTCATTCTAGCTTCAGGAGGATACGGAGCTAATACTAAGATGTTGAAGAAATACAACACTTACTGGACAGAGATCGACGACGATATCAAGACTTCTAATTCACCAGCTATTACCGGAGATGGTATCAAGCTTGGCTTGAGTGCTGGAGCTGATTTAGTAGGGATGGGATTCACACAAATGATGCCCGTTTCCGATCCAGATACAGGAGAAATATTTACTGGACTACAAGTTCCACCAGCCAATTTCATCATGGTCAACCAATCTGGTAAACGTTTCGTTAACGAATATGGAAGCCGTGATCAACTAACTCAAGCAGCCATTGATAACGGAAACTTGTTCTATTTAATAGCAGATGATGAGATCAAAAAGACTGCATATAATACATCACAAGAAAAAATCGATAATCAAGTTAAAGCAGGAACACTTTACAGAGACGACACACTGACTGGATTGGCCAAACAATTGAAGATAGATCCAGAAGTATTCGTTGATACTATTACCAAATATAATTCCTACGTTGACGCAGGAAATGATCCAGAATTTGGTAAAGACGCCTTCGACTTGAAAGTTGTCAAAGCACCATTTTATGCCACACCAAGAAAACCAGCTATACATCATACAATGGGTGGTTTAAAGATTGACCCAGAGACACACGTTTTGAACAAAGATGGCCAAATAATCAACGGATTATATGCCGCAGGAGAAGTAGCCGGAGGATTACACGCAGGTAACAGATTGGGTGGTAATTCACTTGCTGATATCTTTACGTTTGGAAGAATAGCGGGCAAAGAGTCAATAAATCAGAGAGTGGAACAAAGCGAATAA
- a CDS encoding LysR family transcriptional regulator, whose protein sequence is MPMIDSPNMLQYLDTLLKYGNYTKAAKSLYISQPYLTQTIKKVEKELDIEIINRHDTPLQLTEAGRIYYQYLNSMEVKQDNFRKQISKYASTEHTIIRIGVLSSLGTYLLPLFLPTYLKSHPNVKIELYEAIPDINEKKTLNGDLDFFIGQNPETISPRLTVYDQGKHGYYAIIPESSKLYQPKEKFLKPGSISIKSLLQENLILTTHGSAIRRQVDYLIHKFKIQPNIVLESNNIFTIVALATNNLGVTFLPESVPIPKANDNINIYKLPMDLISLNYFIAHPADKTLIAAETELVDSFLHYLKFDIEVKNASPMIS, encoded by the coding sequence ATGCCAATGATCGATTCACCGAATATGTTGCAATATCTAGATACTTTACTCAAATATGGGAACTATACCAAAGCTGCAAAAAGTCTTTATATTTCACAGCCCTATCTAACTCAGACAATAAAAAAAGTCGAGAAAGAACTCGACATTGAAATTATCAATCGACACGATACTCCACTGCAGTTGACCGAAGCTGGTCGAATTTATTATCAGTATTTGAATTCAATGGAAGTGAAACAAGACAACTTCCGTAAACAGATCTCAAAATATGCCTCAACTGAGCACACCATTATTCGTATTGGTGTCCTATCTAGTCTAGGAACATATTTATTACCATTATTTTTGCCAACTTACTTAAAGTCTCATCCAAATGTAAAAATAGAATTATATGAGGCTATACCTGATATCAATGAAAAGAAAACTCTCAACGGTGACTTGGACTTCTTCATCGGCCAAAATCCTGAGACTATTTCCCCAAGACTGACTGTCTATGATCAAGGAAAACATGGATATTACGCCATAATCCCTGAATCTTCCAAACTATATCAACCCAAAGAAAAATTCTTAAAACCTGGCAGTATCTCTATTAAGTCTCTTTTACAGGAAAACTTGATCCTCACCACTCACGGATCTGCCATCAGACGACAAGTTGACTACTTGATTCATAAGTTCAAGATCCAGCCAAATATTGTTCTGGAGAGTAACAACATCTTCACAATTGTTGCTCTAGCAACTAATAATCTAGGTGTTACATTTTTACCTGAGAGTGTTCCCATCCCTAAAGCTAACGACAACATCAATATTTACAAGTTACCAATGGACCTGATTTCACTGAATTATTTCATTGCCCACCCTGCAGATAAGACATTGATTGCGGCTGAAACAGAACTTGTTGATTCATTTTTACATTATTTAAAATTTGATATTGAAGTAAAAAACGCTAGCCCAATGATAAGTTGA
- a CDS encoding OFA family MFS transporter, with product MTKEINRWQVLIASTAILLCTGAVYAFSVFAGPLSADKGWSMAEIMLAFTINSAISPIPMILGGFLTDKHLAKWTIIVGGLMFGLGFFLTGLVTSPSMLYLTYGLIGGLGQGLAYSGCLSNTIKLFPDKKGLASGIITAGMGGAAIIAAPIANSFIQSHDALYAFRMLGIFYMIVVAIASFFIKEAPVGFKPAGFNPPERHGKGLPNKNWIAMLKTPYFYLIFLMLFTGAFSGLMIASNAAVIGQQMFKLTAGTAALYVSLYSLSNCAGRVVWGSVSDKVGRNNALNIILGVIVLAFIVLVTVSSQAGFAIGIIVLGLCFGGVMGVFPPLVIENYGPLNQGVNYGIIFCGYSGAAFFGPKVAANMAAANGGDFSKAFYVAIAVALVGLVLNIIYIQLKKRESAEAVTA from the coding sequence ATGACTAAAGAAATTAATCGTTGGCAAGTTTTGATCGCATCAACTGCAATACTACTTTGTACTGGAGCCGTCTATGCTTTTAGTGTTTTTGCAGGACCATTGAGTGCTGATAAAGGATGGAGTATGGCAGAGATCATGTTAGCCTTTACCATCAATTCAGCAATCAGTCCTATCCCTATGATCTTAGGAGGATTCTTAACCGACAAGCATTTGGCCAAATGGACTATCATTGTTGGTGGACTTATGTTTGGATTAGGATTCTTTTTAACAGGATTAGTTACTAGTCCAAGTATGTTGTATCTGACTTATGGACTCATCGGAGGACTTGGACAAGGTTTAGCATATTCTGGTTGTCTAAGTAATACTATCAAGTTATTCCCAGACAAAAAGGGACTTGCTTCAGGTATTATCACTGCTGGAATGGGTGGAGCAGCTATCATTGCTGCACCGATTGCCAATAGCTTTATCCAAAGTCACGATGCATTATATGCATTCCGTATGTTAGGAATTTTTTATATGATCGTCGTTGCCATTGCAAGTTTCTTTATTAAAGAAGCACCAGTGGGATTCAAACCAGCAGGTTTTAATCCTCCAGAGAGACATGGCAAAGGACTACCTAATAAGAACTGGATTGCGATGCTTAAGACACCATATTTCTATTTAATTTTCTTGATGTTGTTTACAGGTGCCTTTTCTGGTTTGATGATTGCATCTAATGCCGCAGTTATTGGACAACAAATGTTCAAGTTGACTGCTGGTACAGCAGCACTTTATGTAAGTCTTTATTCATTAAGTAACTGTGCAGGACGTGTTGTTTGGGGCAGTGTTTCTGATAAAGTAGGCCGTAATAATGCGTTGAATATTATTCTAGGTGTTATCGTATTGGCATTTATTGTCTTAGTTACAGTGTCATCACAAGCCGGATTTGCAATTGGAATCATTGTTTTGGGATTATGCTTTGGTGGAGTAATGGGAGTATTCCCACCACTTGTAATTGAGAACTATGGACCACTTAACCAAGGTGTTAACTATGGAATAATCTTCTGTGGATATTCAGGAGCAGCATTCTTTGGACCAAAAGTTGCCGCTAATATGGCCGCAGCCAATGGTGGAGATTTCTCAAAGGCATTCTATGTTGCTATTGCCGTTGCACTAGTTGGTTTAGTTCTTAATATAATTTATATTCAATTGAAGAAAAGAGAATCCGCCGAAGCAGTTACTGCATAA
- a CDS encoding NAD(P)H-dependent oxidoreductase, with protein sequence MKLVAIVGTNADFSYNRILLQYMKWHFRMSADIEILEVKKLPPFNEDLPDKEQTEVWRFNTKINNADGVIIATPEYDHSIPAALKSGLEWLSFNRDIMKKKPVMIVGVSYGTQGTSRAQQQLRQMLLSPDLNSNVLPGNEVLIGNAAKVFDKNGFVTDINIVHNLENSFTAFNKFVKSNMRYLEEGDDNMTEPHISSDALIKFRTGSLSIKEIQQIFNTLPFEIDFIDANDNFAYFSDKPNREHVRHTAEIGEPVQQCHPPKVWPIVKGILDSFKLGTSDHVERCLPLNGHKVWINYFAVRDEFGKYLGTMEFTGNVGHLVSLVQEGKFDGFPDATTGASKHDDSDDSEEQSGPTPQVDATTGASEHDDESADKTE encoded by the coding sequence ATGAAACTTGTTGCTATTGTTGGTACTAACGCAGACTTTTCATATAATCGTATTTTATTACAATATATGAAATGGCATTTTAGAATGTCTGCTGATATCGAAATATTAGAAGTTAAGAAATTACCACCATTCAACGAAGATTTACCAGATAAAGAACAAACTGAAGTTTGGCGGTTCAATACTAAGATAAATAACGCCGATGGAGTAATTATTGCGACACCAGAATACGATCACTCCATTCCTGCAGCTTTGAAGAGTGGACTAGAATGGTTGTCATTCAATCGCGACATTATGAAAAAAAAGCCTGTTATGATCGTGGGTGTTTCATATGGAACACAGGGTACATCCCGTGCCCAGCAACAATTACGACAGATGTTACTTTCACCTGATTTGAATTCTAATGTTCTACCAGGTAATGAGGTGTTGATTGGTAATGCGGCCAAAGTTTTTGATAAGAATGGCTTTGTGACTGATATCAATATTGTTCACAACCTTGAAAACAGTTTTACGGCATTTAATAAATTTGTAAAATCAAATATGCGTTATTTAGAAGAGGGAGACGATAACATGACTGAACCACATATTAGCAGTGATGCGTTGATCAAGTTCCGCACCGGTAGTTTGAGTATTAAAGAGATCCAACAGATTTTCAATACTTTACCATTTGAGATTGATTTCATTGATGCAAATGATAATTTTGCATATTTCTCAGATAAACCCAATCGTGAGCATGTTCGTCATACAGCAGAGATCGGAGAACCCGTTCAACAATGTCATCCGCCAAAGGTATGGCCAATCGTTAAGGGAATACTAGATAGTTTCAAATTGGGAACAAGTGATCATGTTGAGCGTTGCTTACCATTGAATGGCCACAAGGTGTGGATCAATTACTTTGCAGTTCGAGATGAATTCGGCAAGTATCTTGGTACTATGGAATTCACTGGTAACGTAGGCCACTTAGTGAGCTTGGTTCAAGAAGGCAAGTTTGATGGTTTTCCTGATGCAACAACAGGTGCTTCAAAGCATGACGACTCTGATGACTCAGAAGAACAAAGTGGCCCAACGCCTCAAGTTGATGCAACAACAGGTGCTTCAGAACATGATGATGAAAGTGCTGATAAAACTGAGTAA